A window of Caldalkalibacillus uzonensis contains these coding sequences:
- a CDS encoding NAD(P)-dependent oxidoreductase has protein sequence MSIKPNTISISAEDIQSNFNEVNPGLTKKEAIEEAHRCLYCYDAPCIKACPTGINIPSFIKKIASGNMKGSARVIMEANPVGASCARVCPTEELCEGACVLNNASKPIMIGDLQRYATDWAMKNQELLFKAGEPNGKSVAIVGGGPAGLSAARELARLGYKVTIFEAKDKAGGLDTYGIVSFRLPQEISLWEVEQVEKLGVEIRTNCQVGKDISVNEIMDQYDVVVLAIGMGNVPMLGIEGEDLDGVYDAIQFVEDTKTKPLTDRFVGSRVAVIGAGNTAIDAATCSVRLGAENVTILYRRTAKEMTAYQFEYEFAKQDGVEFRWLTQPVRIIGDEQGKVKQLECIRMELGEPDASGRRRPIPIEGSEFVMEVDTVIKAIGQTRYVDLIEAFGLEHDNGVVKINEETLQTSNPKVFAAGDVIFGDNQGEAMVVSAAEQGKQAAYGIHHYLFGRKNESSLAG, from the coding sequence ATGAGCATTAAGCCAAATACAATCTCCATCTCGGCAGAGGATATTCAATCCAATTTTAACGAAGTCAATCCAGGTTTAACGAAGAAAGAAGCCATTGAAGAGGCTCATCGCTGTTTGTACTGTTATGATGCACCTTGTATCAAAGCATGTCCAACCGGGATTAATATTCCTTCATTTATTAAAAAGATTGCGTCTGGCAATATGAAAGGATCTGCCAGAGTGATTATGGAAGCCAATCCGGTAGGGGCTAGCTGTGCCCGTGTGTGCCCGACGGAAGAGTTATGTGAGGGGGCCTGTGTATTAAACAATGCCTCTAAACCGATCATGATCGGTGACTTGCAACGTTATGCAACAGATTGGGCCATGAAAAACCAGGAGCTTCTGTTCAAGGCCGGTGAACCAAATGGGAAATCGGTCGCCATCGTTGGGGGAGGCCCCGCAGGCTTATCGGCGGCTCGTGAACTTGCACGGTTAGGGTATAAGGTCACTATCTTTGAGGCAAAAGACAAAGCAGGTGGACTCGACACATATGGAATCGTGTCATTCCGCTTGCCTCAAGAAATTTCTCTCTGGGAAGTGGAACAAGTAGAAAAATTAGGGGTTGAGATTCGGACCAATTGCCAGGTCGGTAAAGATATTTCTGTGAATGAAATTATGGATCAATATGATGTTGTTGTTTTGGCCATCGGGATGGGCAATGTTCCCATGCTTGGCATTGAAGGTGAAGATCTTGATGGGGTCTATGATGCGATCCAATTTGTTGAGGACACAAAAACAAAGCCTCTGACAGACCGTTTTGTCGGATCGCGCGTCGCAGTTATCGGTGCTGGTAACACAGCCATTGACGCAGCAACCTGTTCTGTTCGCCTGGGGGCGGAAAACGTGACGATTCTTTATCGCCGAACTGCAAAGGAAATGACGGCCTATCAATTTGAGTATGAGTTTGCCAAGCAGGACGGGGTTGAATTCAGATGGTTAACCCAGCCCGTGCGTATCATTGGCGATGAACAGGGTAAAGTGAAGCAGTTAGAGTGCATTCGAATGGAGCTCGGTGAACCGGATGCTTCAGGACGTCGGCGCCCTATCCCAATTGAGGGATCGGAGTTTGTGATGGAGGTAGATACTGTCATTAAAGCGATTGGCCAGACCAGATATGTGGATTTAATCGAGGCTTTTGGTTTGGAACATGATAACGGGGTGGTGAAGATCAACGAAGAAACTTTACAAACCTCAAATCCAAAAGTGTTTGCTGCAGGAGATGTCATTTTTGGGGACAATCAAGGAGAGGCGATGGTCGTGTCGGCTGCTGAGCAAGGGAAACAAGCTGCCTATGGGATTCACCACTACTTATTTGGCAGAAAAAATGAGTCATCTTTAGCGGGATAA
- a CDS encoding aldehyde dehydrogenase family protein — protein sequence MTVSEKIETFYNLIGEKWVPSMSGKTFEVVNPADVRMRLGICQQSTEEDVGQAVLMAKKTWPIWRETPAPERGLYVYKAAQFIEERKDEFIQQLVLEVGKSFADAHAEVIRTLRVMKYLAGEGERLTGETIPSWDQEVTGYTKREPVGVVGIITPWNVPLAIAAWKIATALVCGCTVVFKPSSQTPIVSLKLIQAYQDIGLPQGVINVVTGSGSVVGNAIANHPDIKAISFTGSNNIGNHINQLVAKRGGRFQAEMGGKNPFVVLEDADLDLATDHVIVGGLGESGQRCTATSRVIVLKQIADPFIDMLVHKIKQVKVGAPIDKSNQMGPVIDQQSLENILRYIEIGKQEGAVLLTGGYRLTGPDYDNGYFIAPTVFRSVTPDMTIAQEEIFGPVISVMEAEDFEQAIEWANQVEYGLSSAIYTNDMKRAAEFINRIEAGLTHVNMPSTYSEPQFPFGGIKATGLGGMREVGSTAIDFYTEWKTVYIKPHSTQEGGHRNEH from the coding sequence TTGACGGTCTCAGAAAAAATTGAAACGTTTTACAACCTCATTGGCGAAAAATGGGTTCCGTCCATGTCTGGAAAAACTTTTGAGGTGGTAAATCCTGCTGATGTTCGGATGCGTCTAGGGATTTGTCAACAATCAACCGAAGAAGATGTTGGTCAGGCTGTGTTGATGGCAAAGAAAACATGGCCTATATGGCGTGAAACCCCTGCCCCTGAACGAGGGTTATACGTGTATAAAGCAGCCCAGTTTATTGAAGAACGCAAAGATGAATTTATTCAGCAGCTCGTCCTTGAAGTCGGAAAAAGTTTCGCGGATGCTCATGCTGAAGTGATACGAACGTTACGTGTGATGAAATATCTAGCGGGAGAAGGCGAACGTTTGACAGGAGAAACGATTCCTTCATGGGACCAGGAAGTGACCGGTTATACGAAACGGGAACCCGTCGGTGTTGTGGGTATCATTACACCGTGGAATGTGCCCTTGGCTATTGCAGCATGGAAAATTGCCACAGCATTGGTTTGTGGATGCACGGTGGTATTTAAACCATCCAGTCAAACTCCGATTGTCAGTTTGAAATTGATCCAGGCTTACCAAGATATCGGATTGCCCCAAGGCGTGATTAATGTTGTCACCGGTTCGGGTTCCGTGGTAGGCAATGCCATAGCGAATCATCCTGATATCAAAGCGATTAGCTTCACCGGCTCAAATAACATCGGGAATCATATTAATCAGCTTGTGGCGAAACGGGGAGGACGTTTTCAGGCTGAAATGGGAGGAAAAAATCCCTTTGTTGTGTTAGAAGACGCCGATCTGGATCTGGCGACGGATCATGTGATTGTCGGGGGATTAGGAGAGAGCGGTCAGCGGTGTACAGCGACGAGTCGTGTGATCGTCTTGAAACAAATAGCAGATCCGTTTATCGACATGCTTGTTCATAAAATTAAACAGGTGAAAGTGGGGGCACCCATAGACAAAAGTAACCAAATGGGTCCCGTAATTGACCAACAGTCATTGGAAAACATTTTGAGATACATTGAGATTGGCAAACAAGAGGGAGCTGTCCTCCTGACTGGCGGATATCGGTTAACAGGTCCTGATTACGACAATGGATACTTTATCGCTCCTACTGTGTTCCGAAGTGTGACACCAGATATGACCATTGCCCAGGAAGAGATATTTGGGCCAGTCATTAGTGTGATGGAAGCGGAGGATTTTGAGCAAGCCATTGAGTGGGCCAATCAAGTGGAGTACGGACTTTCCTCTGCCATCTATACCAATGACATGAAAAGGGCTGCAGAGTTTATTAATCGCATTGAAGCAGGGTTGACTCATGTCAATATGCCCTCAACTTATAGTGAACCACAGTTTCCCTTCGGTGGCATTAAGGCTACAGGATTAGGGGGGATGCGTGAAGTGGGAAGCACGGCGATCGATTTTTACACAGAATGGAAAACGGTTTATATCAAGCCACATTCAACCCAAGAAGGAGGTCATCGCAATGAGCATTAA
- a CDS encoding KOW motif-containing protein produces the protein MKRELEERIAKIKLRIEKDQQLLKELEAQYSEVLKQEKERQQYLASSDIINIIKKHTGKESNMATIKRWADQGYLGDIVDERKRFWALKSKQGKKRFLYPKKNVYQFLYKKGFIQPVFNVIDRVKVMSGNYKGEIGVVVKSDLVDDVFCYTIQLEKDFSIVQNIPEQELVQVE, from the coding sequence ATGAAAAGGGAACTTGAGGAACGGATCGCCAAAATTAAGCTGAGAATTGAAAAGGATCAACAACTTTTAAAGGAGTTAGAAGCGCAATATAGCGAGGTGCTCAAACAAGAGAAGGAGCGCCAACAATACCTGGCCTCCAGTGACATCATCAACATCATCAAAAAACATACTGGAAAAGAAAGCAACATGGCAACCATTAAACGCTGGGCTGATCAAGGATATTTAGGAGATATTGTGGACGAACGAAAGAGATTTTGGGCTTTAAAATCAAAACAAGGTAAAAAACGTTTTTTATATCCTAAAAAAAATGTGTATCAATTTCTCTATAAAAAAGGCTTTATTCAACCTGTCTTTAATGTGATCGATCGGGTTAAAGTGATGAGCGGAAACTATAAAGGCGAAATTGGAGTGGTTGTTAAAAGCGATTTAGTCGACGATGTCTTTTGTTATACTATACAATTAGAGAAGGACTTTTCGATTGTTCAAAATATCCCCGAGCAGGAATTAGTACAGGTTGAATAG
- a CDS encoding NCS1 family transporter — protein MKHKDYHLRSPDLLPIGSKERKISTLGFSFMWVGMAVVLAAFAIGGEGVGSIPLGWVILATLIGSVAIGLFITITGDIGIEHGLSFPVYMRAPFGTIGTHIPSVLRGVTASFWFGINTFFGSAAINGILNIMFGFDNWFLCYIIFAIIQVINTSIGIKAIERFADLAAPTIILIAIWMYISLSGQAAAAGRDVWAWVELPATGWTAFTIFMVIVFGNMGYWATLAADIPSISRYIKAPKHERNWFKRNKGTLVGSVVAMPLTQTFMVTIGAVAFIAVGNYDPIVALQQTSSGLVLAILLLMIALAQWSTNTAANLVPAATIFSNVGGPKVPFYVGVIIAGLIGSFAQPWTLFEILIPFLLVVGGILSAIVGVLFSDYYLLRKRRINLPDLYRHDGQYRYDKGINIAGFLSWIIGGLAAIALSTFSFLVGFIVGGAVYYVLAKYWYFKKHKQAEIEDPSDEKYLGITVGRDWQIEEEGMDSTPFVEKKSSLEYS, from the coding sequence ATGAAGCACAAGGATTACCATTTGCGATCGCCTGATTTGTTGCCTATTGGTTCTAAGGAGCGGAAAATCAGTACATTAGGTTTTTCGTTTATGTGGGTTGGAATGGCAGTTGTCCTCGCTGCATTTGCCATTGGTGGAGAAGGGGTAGGTTCAATTCCGCTTGGATGGGTGATATTGGCTACTCTGATCGGGTCGGTTGCCATTGGTCTTTTCATCACTATCACAGGCGATATAGGCATTGAACATGGTCTGTCATTTCCAGTCTACATGAGAGCCCCGTTTGGAACGATTGGCACACATATTCCTTCTGTTTTGCGGGGAGTAACAGCTTCATTTTGGTTTGGGATCAATACCTTCTTTGGATCGGCAGCTATTAATGGCATTCTCAATATAATGTTTGGCTTTGACAACTGGTTTCTATGTTATATCATCTTTGCCATTATACAAGTGATTAATACGTCTATCGGTATTAAAGCGATAGAACGATTTGCCGATTTGGCTGCACCTACAATCATTCTCATCGCTATTTGGATGTATATAAGCCTGTCCGGTCAGGCTGCTGCTGCCGGTCGAGATGTATGGGCTTGGGTTGAGTTACCCGCTACAGGATGGACAGCGTTTACGATTTTTATGGTTATCGTCTTCGGTAACATGGGATACTGGGCAACACTTGCAGCAGATATTCCGTCCATCTCCCGCTATATCAAAGCACCGAAACATGAACGTAACTGGTTTAAACGTAACAAAGGAACACTGGTTGGCAGTGTGGTTGCGATGCCGCTTACCCAAACCTTTATGGTGACCATTGGTGCAGTTGCCTTTATTGCTGTGGGCAACTATGACCCGATCGTCGCCCTTCAACAAACATCCAGCGGGCTTGTTCTTGCTATTCTATTGTTAATGATCGCCCTTGCTCAATGGTCAACAAATACAGCAGCCAACCTCGTTCCGGCTGCCACCATCTTTTCCAATGTGGGAGGTCCGAAAGTTCCGTTTTACGTTGGCGTTATCATTGCCGGACTAATTGGCTCTTTTGCCCAACCCTGGACCTTATTTGAGATTTTAATTCCCTTCTTATTAGTGGTGGGCGGTATACTGTCCGCCATCGTAGGTGTCTTATTTTCCGATTATTACCTCTTACGCAAACGGAGAATAAATCTGCCAGATCTTTATAGACATGATGGCCAGTACCGTTATGATAAAGGAATTAATATTGCCGGATTTCTTTCCTGGATTATTGGAGGATTAGCCGCTATTGCTCTGTCTACCTTTTCGTTTTTGGTCGGATTTATCGTCGGGGGAGCTGTGTATTACGTATTAGCGAAATATTGGTACTTTAAAAAGCATAAACAAGCTGAAATTGAAGATCCAAGTGATGAGAAGTATTTAGGGATTACTGTGGGACGTGACTGGCAGATCGAAGAAGAAGGTATGGACTCTACTCCTTTTGTAGAAAAGAAGTCCTCACTCGAATATTCTTGA
- a CDS encoding TRAP transporter permease — protein MNNRLTERELKLDDRQQAILEKYDTESRFRQFNRRSLTFIVTLVAVTLSVYHFTTSYIGTPVTLQHRSLHLALVLALIFILYPAFQKQRRDVLPWYDALLALLAISTTVYIFQDYEGIIRRGGLPNEWDLLFGAILVLLVLEAARRVTGWALPLLAVLFILYALYGRDMPGILRHRGYSWDQLVNFLYVTTEGIYGTAIGVSATYIFLFILFGAFLAKSGMGQFFNDLALAMAGHTKGGPAKVSVLASGFLGSINGAAVANVVTTGAFTIPLMKKIGYNKNFAGGVEASASVGGQILPPIMGAAAFIMAETLGIPYTTIAVAAILPALLFYLGILTQIHLRASKDGLEGMKRSELPRLRDVMKERGHLLIPLLFLVYMLFFSGTTIIFSAFWTIVVTILVSMLRRSTRMSFKDITEALETGARTALGVAIACAAVGIIVGVATLTGFGLKLANAIVTLGGESLFLTLLLTMVACIVLGMGLPSIPTYIITATMAAPALVKLGVEPLVAHLFVFYFGIFANITPPVALASFAAAGVSGGSPMRTGFMSMKLAVAGYIVPFMFVYNSSLLLIETTVMESLALLLTSVTGVMMLGIAAEGYLLTRMHPLLRILMATGAVMFMNPNLIQDIIGFGVLVLTVAIQYYLNKRN, from the coding sequence ATGAACAACCGCTTAACAGAACGGGAATTGAAGCTGGATGACCGGCAGCAGGCCATATTGGAGAAATATGATACTGAATCACGCTTCCGCCAGTTTAACCGGCGCAGCTTAACTTTCATTGTCACCCTGGTGGCTGTGACACTTTCTGTGTATCATTTCACTACATCATATATTGGCACACCGGTCACTTTGCAGCACCGGTCGCTGCATCTGGCCCTTGTGCTTGCTCTTATTTTTATTCTTTACCCTGCTTTTCAAAAGCAGAGACGGGATGTATTGCCCTGGTATGATGCCTTATTAGCTTTGCTGGCGATTAGCACCACCGTTTATATTTTTCAAGATTATGAGGGAATCATCCGCCGCGGCGGCCTGCCCAATGAATGGGACCTGCTGTTTGGTGCCATTCTGGTGCTGTTAGTTTTGGAAGCAGCCAGACGGGTGACGGGATGGGCGCTTCCTCTCTTGGCCGTATTGTTTATTCTGTATGCGTTGTACGGGCGGGACATGCCTGGGATTCTGCGGCACCGGGGCTACAGCTGGGACCAGCTGGTCAACTTCTTGTATGTTACGACAGAGGGCATTTATGGCACCGCAATAGGGGTTTCAGCCACTTATATTTTCCTGTTTATCTTATTTGGCGCATTTTTGGCTAAATCCGGCATGGGGCAATTTTTTAATGATCTGGCCTTGGCCATGGCCGGTCATACTAAAGGGGGGCCGGCTAAAGTATCCGTGTTGGCCAGCGGCTTTTTAGGCAGCATTAATGGGGCTGCTGTGGCCAATGTGGTTACCACGGGGGCTTTTACCATTCCCCTGATGAAAAAGATCGGTTACAATAAAAACTTTGCCGGTGGGGTTGAAGCCTCGGCTTCAGTTGGCGGACAGATTTTACCCCCTATTATGGGGGCAGCGGCCTTTATTATGGCTGAAACCCTAGGTATTCCCTATACCACCATTGCAGTTGCCGCCATTTTACCAGCCCTGTTGTTTTACCTGGGCATCTTGACCCAAATCCATTTACGGGCCTCCAAAGACGGTTTAGAGGGGATGAAGCGATCCGAACTTCCCCGTTTGCGTGATGTGATGAAAGAGCGGGGCCACTTATTAATTCCCTTGCTGTTTCTCGTCTATATGCTGTTCTTCAGCGGGACGACGATCATCTTTTCTGCCTTTTGGACGATTGTGGTAACCATCCTGGTCAGCATGCTGCGCAGGTCGACGCGTATGAGTTTTAAGGATATTACAGAAGCTTTGGAAACAGGGGCCAGAACGGCGCTGGGTGTGGCCATTGCCTGTGCGGCTGTCGGCATCATTGTCGGCGTGGCCACCCTGACTGGCTTTGGTTTGAAGCTGGCCAATGCCATCGTCACGCTGGGGGGAGAGAGTCTCTTTTTGACCTTGCTTTTAACCATGGTTGCTTGTATTGTGCTGGGTATGGGGTTACCCAGCATCCCCACCTACATTATTACCGCAACCATGGCCGCGCCGGCTTTGGTGAAACTGGGTGTGGAGCCCCTGGTGGCCCATTTGTTTGTCTTTTACTTTGGTATTTTTGCCAATATTACACCTCCCGTGGCTTTGGCTTCATTTGCTGCGGCAGGGGTTTCCGGCGGTTCTCCCATGCGTACGGGTTTTATGTCCATGAAATTGGCCGTTGCCGGCTATATCGTTCCATTCATGTTTGTCTACAACAGCTCCCTGCTGTTGATAGAGACAACAGTAATGGAAAGTTTGGCCTTACTGCTTACTTCTGTGACCGGTGTGATGATGTTGGGTATTGCAGCAGAAGGTTACTTACTGACCCGTATGCACCCGCTCCTCAGAATCTTGATGGCCACAGGGGCAGTGATGTTTATGAATCCCAATTTGATTCAAGATATCATCGGTTTTGGTGTTTTGGTACTGACTGTTGCTATTCAGTACTACCTAAACAAAAGAAACTAA
- a CDS encoding DUF1850 domain-containing protein has protein sequence MLRYASSPVMNKYVLIAVLCLVAGSLSALTFVLASPAGQYDLVIHNEKNGTVYVQQAVSEGDMLELSWIHSVEKTPWHEILQVESGHFVLVETRFQSFGAGVPHTKEGTVKVEDDYVIMTELSEVIPVYRWIHSHHVQFGLELNGEPLLQTGDIPHHQPVEMRLKKRW, from the coding sequence ATGTTACGCTATGCTTCCTCTCCAGTTATGAACAAATATGTCCTCATTGCAGTCTTGTGTTTAGTGGCAGGCAGTTTAAGCGCTTTGACCTTTGTTCTGGCCAGCCCTGCCGGCCAATATGACCTGGTCATCCACAATGAGAAAAATGGGACGGTTTATGTTCAGCAAGCGGTCAGTGAAGGAGATATGCTGGAACTTTCCTGGATTCATTCTGTGGAAAAGACACCATGGCATGAAATCCTGCAGGTTGAGAGCGGCCACTTTGTCTTGGTGGAGACCCGTTTTCAGTCGTTCGGGGCCGGTGTGCCCCATACCAAAGAAGGAACTGTCAAGGTTGAAGATGATTATGTCATTATGACAGAGCTGTCCGAAGTCATTCCTGTCTACCGCTGGATACATTCCCACCACGTGCAGTTTGGTCTAGAGTTAAACGGAGAGCCGCTTTTACAAACAGGAGATATTCCCCATCATCAGCCGGTAGAGATGAGGCTTAAAAAGAGGTGGTAA
- a CDS encoding TAXI family TRAP transporter solute-binding subunit yields the protein MKKHHQLKKIGLLLLTMTLILSACGGGGQEQGAEEDLFITIATGGTSGVYYPIGGAISTILEEELGYDTSVQATGASVENINLLLNNNAELAITMGDAVLQAYEGFGAFEGEEPKTELTGIAGLYPNFVQVVTTADSGIETFADLKGKRVGVGAPNSGVELNARMMFEAHGMSYDDIQEDYLSYSEAIDQIRNGMIDAAFVTSGLPNATVIDLSTTHEVKIVPIEGEAMTYLEEHYPFFTASEIPAGTYDNEEPIPTASITNLLLVNHTLSEEVVYNITKALFENLETLHNAHNAAQDISLEKVEEGMVVPLHPGAQRYFEEQGVLAE from the coding sequence ATGAAGAAACATCATCAGCTGAAAAAGATAGGTTTGTTGTTGCTCACCATGACACTGATTTTGTCTGCCTGTGGCGGCGGCGGGCAGGAACAAGGAGCCGAAGAGGACTTGTTTATCACCATTGCCACCGGTGGAACTTCCGGAGTGTATTATCCGATTGGCGGGGCCATCTCCACCATTCTGGAGGAAGAGCTGGGCTATGATACTTCTGTCCAGGCAACGGGTGCCTCTGTGGAAAATATTAATCTCTTGCTCAATAACAATGCTGAGCTGGCGATAACCATGGGAGACGCAGTTTTGCAAGCTTATGAAGGGTTCGGAGCTTTTGAAGGTGAAGAACCCAAAACGGAGCTGACCGGGATTGCCGGCTTGTATCCTAACTTTGTACAGGTTGTCACCACGGCCGATTCCGGCATTGAAACATTTGCAGATTTGAAAGGCAAACGGGTTGGTGTAGGAGCTCCCAATTCCGGTGTTGAACTGAATGCCCGTATGATGTTTGAAGCCCATGGCATGAGCTACGATGATATTCAGGAAGACTATCTGTCCTACAGTGAAGCGATTGATCAAATCCGCAACGGCATGATTGACGCCGCTTTCGTGACCAGCGGACTGCCCAATGCCACTGTGATCGACTTGTCCACCACTCATGAGGTGAAGATTGTGCCGATCGAAGGGGAAGCGATGACTTACTTGGAAGAACATTATCCGTTCTTTACCGCCAGTGAGATTCCTGCCGGCACGTATGATAATGAAGAACCGATCCCAACGGCTTCCATTACCAACTTGCTGCTGGTGAACCATACGCTGTCTGAAGAGGTTGTCTACAATATCACCAAAGCTCTGTTTGAAAACCTTGAGACCCTGCACAATGCGCACAATGCCGCCCAAGATATCAGCCTGGAAAAAGTAGAAGAGGGTATGGTTGTTCCTTTGCATCCCGGGGCACAACGCTATTTTGAGGAACAAGGTGTTTTAGCTGAATAA
- a CDS encoding sigma-54-dependent transcriptional regulator, which yields MAKILVIDDEASICSSLQFALEDEYEVKTTTDPWTGVEWLKQESFDLCLLDLKLGEINGIDVLTEIKKWQPDMVVIIMTAYGTISSSVEAIKKGAYSYLTKPLHMEELLTLLKQALHFQHLYRQVAYLRQELENKYRSEGIIGKSPRMRRVFELIDKVKDIETNVLISGESGTGKELVARAIHFSGKRKNQRFEVVNCAAIPDQLLESELFGHEKGAFTGAVSRREGKFQLAQNGTIFLDEIGDMPLHLQAKLLRVLQQREVTPLGANKSIKLNVRVIAATHRDLKKMVEEGTFREDLYFRLNVLEISLPPLRDRRQDLPFLIQHFIQVFNQELGKQIAGVVPDAYECLLNYHYPGNVRELANIVEAAMVICEGDQIQLKDLPEEVRHNHVRLHPGSQSIQSHIEALVGLPVKKVEELLIKATLEKNRGHRKQTAKMLGISERSLRDKLKQYKGRQT from the coding sequence ATGGCCAAGATACTGGTAATCGATGATGAAGCCTCCATTTGTTCTTCGTTGCAGTTTGCCCTGGAAGATGAATATGAGGTGAAAACCACCACCGACCCCTGGACAGGTGTGGAATGGCTGAAACAAGAATCCTTTGATTTGTGCTTATTGGACTTGAAACTGGGGGAGATCAACGGGATTGATGTGCTGACCGAGATTAAAAAATGGCAGCCGGATATGGTTGTCATTATCATGACTGCCTACGGAACCATTTCCTCTTCCGTTGAAGCTATCAAAAAGGGCGCCTATTCCTATTTAACCAAGCCATTGCATATGGAAGAACTGCTGACCTTGCTGAAGCAAGCCCTCCATTTTCAGCATCTTTACCGCCAGGTGGCCTATTTGCGCCAGGAGTTAGAGAACAAATACCGTTCTGAGGGCATCATCGGCAAGAGCCCGCGCATGAGGCGGGTATTCGAGCTGATTGACAAGGTCAAAGATATTGAAACAAACGTGCTGATTTCAGGGGAAAGCGGGACTGGAAAAGAACTGGTGGCCCGGGCCATCCATTTTTCCGGCAAGCGCAAGAACCAGCGGTTTGAAGTGGTCAATTGTGCGGCCATCCCCGATCAGCTGTTGGAAAGTGAACTGTTCGGCCATGAAAAGGGCGCCTTCACCGGTGCCGTCAGCCGCAGAGAAGGGAAGTTTCAACTTGCCCAGAACGGCACCATTTTTTTGGATGAAATTGGGGACATGCCCCTTCACTTGCAGGCCAAATTGTTGCGTGTGCTTCAACAGCGGGAAGTCACTCCCTTGGGTGCTAATAAAAGCATTAAACTGAATGTGAGGGTGATTGCTGCCACCCACAGGGATTTAAAAAAAATGGTGGAAGAAGGTACTTTTCGGGAAGACTTGTATTTTCGCCTCAATGTATTGGAAATTTCACTTCCCCCTCTAAGGGACAGGCGGCAGGATTTGCCGTTTCTTATCCAGCACTTTATTCAAGTCTTTAATCAGGAACTGGGCAAACAGATCGCAGGTGTTGTTCCGGATGCCTATGAATGCCTGCTCAATTATCATTACCCGGGTAATGTCCGTGAGCTGGCCAATATTGTGGAGGCGGCCATGGTGATTTGTGAGGGGGATCAGATCCAACTGAAAGATTTACCCGAAGAAGTGCGCCACAATCATGTCCGTCTCCACCCAGGCTCCCAGTCCATTCAAAGCCATATTGAAGCATTGGTTGGCTTGCCTGTTAAAAAAGTGGAAGAGCTGCTGATTAAAGCCACATTGGAAAAAAACAGAGGCCACCGCAAACAGACAGCCAAGATGCTGGGCATCAGCGAGCGCAGCTTGAGGGATAAGCTGAAACAATACAAAGGGCGCCAAACATAG